The DNA window CTGGACCGGTTGCCTGCCGAGGGCCCGTGGCGGGTGCACTTCCACGTTCCGTTGCACACGCGGCCGTTCGCCCCGCTTTCGTCCACAACGGACGTCATCGAGCGGAGTGTCGAGGCGCTCGGGCGCGAGATCGGTGATCCGGCCGAGTTCCCGCATCTCGAAGTCGAGACCTACACCTGGCACGTGCTGCCCGAGGCGCACCGCCAGGACCTCGCCGGCGGTATCGCCGACGAACTGCGCTGGGCGCACCGCACCCTGCTCGCCGAAAGGGCACCCGCATGACCGCACCGCTGATCGTGCTCGACGTCGTCGGCATGACACCGAAGCTGCTCGACCACATGCCGAACCTCGCCGCGCTGTCCGACTCGGGCTGGCGCGCCGAACTCGGCACCGTGCTGCCCGCGGTCACCTGCAGCGCCCAGTCCACCTTCCTCACCGGGCTCACCCCCGCCGAGCACGGGATCGTCGGCAACGGCTGGTACTTCCGCGATCTCGGCGAGGTCCACCTGTGGCGCCAGCACAACAAGCTCGTCGGCGGCGAGAAGGTGTGGGAGACCGCGCGCGCCCGGCTGCCCGGCCACACCGCGGCCAACATCTGCTGGTGGTACGCGATGGGCGCGACCACCGAGTTCACCGTGACCCCGCGGCCGGTCTACCACGCCGACGGCCGCAAATCGCCGGACTGCTACGCGCGCCCGCCCGCGCTGCACGACAGCCTGACCGCGGAGCTGGGCCCGTTCCCGCTGTTCCAGTACTGGGGCCCGACCGCGTCCATCGCGTCGAGCCGCTGGATCGTCGGCGCGGCCAAGCGCGTGCTGTGGGACCACCGCCCGGACCTGCTGCTCGTGTACCTGCCGCACCTCGACTACGACCTGCAGCGCTTCGGTCCCGATTCGGCGCAGGCCGTCGCGGCGGCGAAGGCGCTCGACGCCGAGGTCGCGCCGCTGCTCGACCAGGCCCGCCGGGAAGGCGCGACGGTCGTGGCGCTGTCGGAGTACGGCATCACCGCCGCGAGCAAGCCCGTCGACATCAACCGCGCGCTGCGCGCGGAGGGACTGCTCGAGGTCTACGTCCAGGAGGGGATGGAGTACCTGGACCCGTGGACCTCGCGCGCCTTCGCCGTCGCCGATCACCAGGTGGCCCACGTGTACGTCGCCGACGAGGCGGACAGGGCGAAGGTGCGCGATCTCGTCGCCGGGCTCGCCGGTGTCGACGAGGTGCTCGACCGGTCGGGGCAGGCGCGGTACGGGCTCGA is part of the Amycolatopsis sp. CA-230715 genome and encodes:
- a CDS encoding alkaline phosphatase family protein encodes the protein MTAPLIVLDVVGMTPKLLDHMPNLAALSDSGWRAELGTVLPAVTCSAQSTFLTGLTPAEHGIVGNGWYFRDLGEVHLWRQHNKLVGGEKVWETARARLPGHTAANICWWYAMGATTEFTVTPRPVYHADGRKSPDCYARPPALHDSLTAELGPFPLFQYWGPTASIASSRWIVGAAKRVLWDHRPDLLLVYLPHLDYDLQRFGPDSAQAVAAAKALDAEVAPLLDQARREGATVVALSEYGITAASKPVDINRALRAEGLLEVYVQEGMEYLDPWTSRAFAVADHQVAHVYVADEADRAKVRDLVAGLAGVDEVLDRSGQARYGLDHERAGELVAVAEPDAWFTYYYWLDDDRAPDFARGVEIHRKPGYDPAELFFNPEDPLAKAKAGLNLVKKKAGLRYAMNVVPLDPRWVRGSHGRLPDAAEDGPVLLCSSEQGAPRDRIAATEVRDLLLDLQGVPRNAKEGRRR